A DNA window from Brassica napus cultivar Da-Ae chromosome C1, Da-Ae, whole genome shotgun sequence contains the following coding sequences:
- the LOC106352605 gene encoding protein HEAT-INDUCED TAS1 TARGET 4-like — MSTIPKSEIKVVKGLEASYARWRVSRVVRDILMSKDWASIMGAGKFQGFCESCWAFATAELVSAVLYLKRKDTNYTEYSVQELMDRADRSRIEKNGRKGHFCYRYSIRRGLEYVLKNGLQRAVDCPYNRCRQESQIPPRALYGLAHIDGIDKLSLSQALLRLEEQPIGASLFIFMPDYVDTKEGVYRGPMTNRSCYKAMHGVSVVSVVEENGEKVWKVRLNHGSMAGHQGYLKVSMEVMLVRVPTEGSQSDGKFDKPSMLLTDFVCPNVV; from the exons ATGTCAACCATCCCAAAATCTGAAATCAAAGTGGTTAAGGGATTAGAAGCATCATACGCACGCTGGCGTGTATCTCGG GTTGTTCGAGATATATTGATGTCTAAGGATTGGGCAAGTATAATGGGTGCTGGGAAATTCCAAGGATTTTGTG AGTCATGTTGGGCGTTTGCAACGGCTGAGCTGGTCAGTGCAGTGCTTTATCTTAAGAGAAAAGACACTAATTACACGGAGTACTCGGTGCAAGAACTTATGGATCGTGCTGATAGATCTAGAATTGAAAAAAATGGCAGAAAGGGCCACTTTTGCTACCGGTACAGCATCAGGAGAGGTTTGGAATATGTACTAAAAAATGGGCTTCAAAGGGCAGTTGACTGTCCGTACAATCGATGTCGACAAGAAAGCCAGATACCACCGCGTGCTCTTTACGGACTCGCACACATAGACGGTATTGATAAATTATCGCTCAGCCAGGCACTTCTAAGGCTAGAAGAACAACCGATTGGAGCATCTTTGTTCATATTCATGCCTGATTATGTAGACACTAAGGAG GGAGTTTATCGTGGTCCCATGACAAATAGATCTTGTTATAAAGCAATGCATGGAGTTTCAGTGGTGTCTGTGGTTGAAGAAAATGGAGAGAAAGTGTGGAAGGTTAGACTAAACCACGGTTCTATGGCGGGACATCAAGGGTACCTTAAGGTATCGATGGAGGTTATGTTGGTTCGAGTCCCAACAGAAGGAAGTCAATCTGATGGTAAATTTGACAAACCGAGCATGTTGCTCACTGACTTTGTATGTCCAAACGTGGTGTAG